The genomic DNA TTCTGGAGCCGAAAAGCCGTACCGTCGACCCGGCGCTGATGATGGAATCACTGTTCAAGCTGACCGATTTTGAGAACCGAATTTCGCTGAACATGAATGTGCTGTCTCATGGGAGGGTGCCGAGAGTCCTGAGCCTGCGCGGCGTCTTGCGCGAATGGCTGGACCACCGCAAGGTGGTGCTGGTGCGGCGCGCCAATTTCCGTCTGCGCAAGATCGATCACCGGCTGGAGATTCTGGTCGGCTATCTGGTGGCATTTCTCAATCTGGATGAAGTGATCCGGATTATCCGCGAAGAGGACCATCCCAAGGCGGATCTGATGAAGACCTTTGCCCTGACAGATATTCAGGCCGAGGCCATTTTGAATATGCGGTTGCGGTCCCTGCGCAAGCTGGAAGAGATAGAACTGCGCCAGGAACATGAAAATCTAACCGCCGAACGCGCCGAACTGGCGAAACTTGTCGCTTCGGAAGATCTGCAATGGACACGCATTACCGAACAAATCAGGGATCTGAAAAAGTTTTTCGGACCCGATACCCCCCTTGGCAAACGCCGGACTAGCTTTGCAATCGCGCCTGAACACAATCTCGATGATATTCATCAGGCCATGATCGAGCGCGAACCGGTGACGATTGTGCTGTCGCAAAAGGGCTGGGTGCGCGCTCTGAGGGGGCATCTTGCCGATGCCGAGACCCTGACCTTCAAGCAGGACGATGCTCTGAAATTGATGTTCCACGCCGAGACCACCGACAAGTTGCTGGTCGCGTCAACCGGCGGGAAATTCTACACCCTAGGTGCGGACAAACTGCCTGGCGGACGTGGTCATGGCGAGCCGGTCCGAATCATGGTCGATATGGAAGCAGACCAGGACATCCTGACCATCTTCACCCATCAGCCGGGTCGCAAACGTCTTGTCGCAAGCACAGAAGGGCGTGGATTTGTAGTCTCTGAAGATGATCTTCTGGCCAATACCCGCAAAGGCAAGCAGGTGTTGAACATGTCGGCACCGCACAAAATGGTCTTGTGCCCGCCAGCGATAGGCGACTGGATCGCGATTGTCGGCGAAAACCGAAAACTGCTGGTCTTCCCGCTGCAGCAGATTGCCGAGATGAGCCGCGGCAAAGGCGTCCGCCTGCAACGCTATAAGGATGGCACGGTCGCCGATATCAAAGTGTTCGCGGCAGAAGCCGGGCTGACATGGTCCGACAGTTCCGGGCGGCAGTACAATCGCAGCCTGGAAGACCTGGCAGAATGGGTCGGTGAGCGTGCCCAGGCCGGCAGGATGGCACCTCAGGGCTTTCCGCGGAGCAACAGGTTTGGCGGCTAGAGCCCTGGGCTCAAAGCTCTAGAAAAAATCCCGTATCTGCTGGCGCTCCCAGCCTTTGCCGCCAAGCCGCTCCTGCGGCTGGAACCGGGCCTTATAGGCCATTTTCGGCGAGCCTTCGACCAGATACCCCAGATAGACATAGGGCAGGCCAAGACGGCTGGCCCGTTCCAGATGCTCTAAAATCATATAGGTGCCAAGGCTGCGGGCAGCTTCCGAGGGGTCGAAATAGCTGTAGACCATCGACAGGCCGTCCCCCAGAATGTCGGTCAGGGCGACTGCAACAAGCGGCTGCTGGCTGCGCCCGGTAATGCCGCTATCGACGTCGCGTTGGCGAAACTCGAAGACCCGGGTTTCCACTTCGCTCTCTTCCACCATCGAGGTGTAATCCTGGACACTCATATCTGACATGCCACCGCCCGGATGGCGTGAGTCCAGATAGGAACGGAACAGATCATATTGATCCGAACTGGATTCGGCAGCACGTTCCTGCACAATCAGATCGCGATTCTTCCGGACAATGCGCTGCATCGATTTGTTGGCTTCAAATTCGGAAACCACAACCCGAACCGACATGCAGGCACGACACCGTTCACAAGCGGGCCGGTAGGCAATGTTCTGACTGCGCCGGAATCCGCCCTGGGTGAGAATATCATTCAGCTCCGAGGCCCGCTCGCCGCCCAGATGGGTAAAGACCTTGCGTTCTTCCTGACCCTGAAGATAGGGGCACGGAGAAGGTGCTGTCAGATAGAACTGGGACGTATGAGAGGGCCGTTCTGTCATGGGTTCGAATGCCGTTGGGATTCAGTGTTGATGCGTTACAGGTAGTCGCTTCTGACAATATATGTTCCCAGAACCAGATCATGCAGCAGTCGACCCCTTTGTGTAAACAGCCCAACCAGCAGAACAAACGGAGTCAGGAAGGAAACTGACAGATAAAACAACAAACCGTGCACCATTGCGCCAAATGGTCCGGTCCGGCTGCCATCATGCAATCGCATCTGGATTCCCATGATTTTCATACCTGGGGTGGCCGCATCCGGGCCGCCAAGGGTAAAAGCCAGATATCCGGCGATGACCAGCGGCATGAAGATTAGATACAAGGCCCATCCCAACCCGAAGGTAAAAATGCCGAGAAAAAACACAACCAGGGCAGCTACCACCGAAACGATGGAGATCGCGATGAAATCAAACAGAAATGCAAAGACACGGCGCGACAGGATTCCATCATAAAGCTCGCGCCGCGATGTGATATCGATTTCTTCCAGCACTGACATTCAGATCATCCTCGGGTATTGGTTTCTGACATCGATATAGGTAGCTTCGCGGCAGAGCCAAAACTATTTATTGGCCGATCAATTCGGCAACTTCCGCTGCAAAGTAAGTCAGAATCCCGTCACAACCCGCGCGTTTGAAAGCAAGCAGACTTTCCAGGATGGCTTTCTCGCGGTCAATCCAGCCATTGGCAGCTGCAGCTTCAATCATCGCAAACTCCCCGGACACCTGATAGGCATAGGTTGGCATCTGGAATGTATCTTTCAGGCGGCGGGCAATGTCGAGATAGGGCATGCCGGGTTTGACCATCAGCATGTCAGCGCCTTCGGCAATATCAAGTTCAGCCTCACGCAGCGCCTCGTCGCTGTTGGCCGGGTCCATCTGATAGGTCCGTTTGTCACCTTTCAGAGTGCCGCTACTGCCGACGGCATCGCGGAACGGACCGTAAAACGCCGAGGCATATTTGGCCGAATAGGCCATGATCTGGACATGCTGATAGCCATTCTGGTCAAGCCCGTGACGGATCGCGCCAACGCGTCCGTCCATCATATCCGAGGGTGCAATGACGTCGGCACCGGCCGCAGCCTGGTTCAGCGCCTGTCTGACCAGCATCTCCACCGACGCGTCATTGACGATTTCATCTCCCTCCAGAAGGCCGTCATGACCATGGGAGGTGTAGGGATCGAGCGCCACATCAGTGATGATACCGACATCCTGAACCACAGCCTTGACCGCCCGGCAGGCTTTGCAGATCAAATTGTTACTGTTCAGCGCTTCGCTGCCGGTTTCATCGCGCAGAGCCGGATCAGTATAGGGAAACAGGGCGACCGCCGGTATACCGAGGCGCGCGGCACGCTGGACCTGCTTTACTGCCTGATCGACACTGTAGCGAAAGACACCGGGCATCGATGCGATCGCTTCACTTTGATTGTCGCCGTCCCTGACGAAGATCGGCCAGATCAGATCATTGACTGACAGTCTGTTTTCCTGAACCAGACGGCGTGACCAGTCATGCCGCCGGTTGCGCCGCATCCGGATGGGACCTGCCACATCCGAAGCACTCAGGCTGATTGGCAATTCATCATTTGTCATGGCTAACTCCGAAAAATAATCAAAACCGCCATAGCATGCCCAATTCCACTTGATAAGCGACTTGGCAGCGGTCACAGCTTCTGGCAAGGATGCACTCATGTTTGAACAAATTCTAGAAGGCGATCTGTCCGCCCGGCGTTACCTGGTGGCGGCGCTTGAAAACTTCATGCGCATTCTCGGCGTGCTGCTGCTGCTGGCCGGTCTGATGCGCGCTATGATCATCTTCGGCGTGGTGTCGGACCCGCAGGAGGCATTTCTGGCGCTGTCGATGCAGCGTCGCGTCCTGCTGATTTTCTTTACGATTTTCAATTTCACAGCTGCTGTTGGTCTGTGGAACAAGATGCCATGGGGCATTGTCGTGTGGCTGATCACGGTTGGCGTGGACTTTTTTTCACAGGTTTTCTTTTCCGGCACCTTCGGGATTTCTCCCCTGACGCTGATTTTTCACCTGATCATGATCATCATCTATGTCACTTTGACGATGCTCATACGTCGCACACGGCTGCGCTGAAACCAATCTCAACGCCAGACACAGCCCCATTTCGGCTGGGCGGCAAAGCTGCTTCTTCCAGGATGATTCAATTTTTCAGAATATCTGGTTAAGGTTCAGTAATATAAATGAAAAATGAATCCGGAATACATAAATTCTAAACCATCAAATCAAGCATTTGGGAGTAAGGTTTCCTTAAGCCTGAAACTTAAGTGGTTTTTGACGCGCCATGCCTAGTTTGTACTTATCAACGAGGGATATTCCCCTCATATGTGCAAGATAAAACTGGCTGGATAAAAGATGAAACAAACAACACAACTAGCCCCGGTTGATGCGGGAAGCGACAAAGAAGTAGAATCCGGGCTCCCACTATATCTGGAATCCGTAACGCTTGTGGAGCGGCTGCACCGTCGCCTGCTGGATGTGGTCAAAGACGAATTTGAGCGCACCGGCGAGGGCAACATCAATGCGGTACAGGCCTTGCTGCTGTTCAACCTCGGCGACGCGGAACTGACGGCAGGTGAATTGCGCAGTCGCGGTTACTACCTTGGCTCAAATGTCTCATATAATCTTAAGAAGCTGGTCGATATGGGCTATGTCCATCATCAGCGTTCGCGCACGGACCGCAGATCGGTCCGCGTCCGGCTGACCGACAAGGGCAAGGAAATCGCTGCCGTTGTCGACGGGCTCTACAAGCGCCACATGCGCTCGATCGAAAAGGTCGGTGGCCTTGCCACAGCAGACTTCGAAAATCTCAACAGATCCCTGCAAAGGCTCGAACGGTTCTGGACCGACCAGATTCTGTACCGGCTTTAGCAGAAGATGGACTGCCCGGACCGTCAAGCGGTGATGCATTGC from Pararhizobium sp. IMCC3301 includes the following:
- the parC gene encoding DNA topoisomerase IV subunit A encodes the protein MGEKLIPEGEIELINLRSALEERYLAYALSTITHRALPDVRDGLKPVHRRLLYAMRQLKLDPNSSFKKSARVVGDVIGKYHPHGDQSVYDALVRLAQDFAVRYPLVDGQGNFGNVDGDNAAAMRYTEARMTEVANRLLEGLDEDAVDFRETYDGEEQEPIVLPANFPNLLANGSTGIAVGMATSIPPHNIVELCDASLHLVKYPNAGIEKLCEFVKGPDFPTGGVIVENEASIRTAYETGRGGFRVRARWHAETLSRGAYVVVVTEIPYQVQKSKLIEKIAELLQAKRLPLLADIRDESAEDIRVVLEPKSRTVDPALMMESLFKLTDFENRISLNMNVLSHGRVPRVLSLRGVLREWLDHRKVVLVRRANFRLRKIDHRLEILVGYLVAFLNLDEVIRIIREEDHPKADLMKTFALTDIQAEAILNMRLRSLRKLEEIELRQEHENLTAERAELAKLVASEDLQWTRITEQIRDLKKFFGPDTPLGKRRTSFAIAPEHNLDDIHQAMIEREPVTIVLSQKGWVRALRGHLADAETLTFKQDDALKLMFHAETTDKLLVASTGGKFYTLGADKLPGGRGHGEPVRIMVDMEADQDILTIFTHQPGRKRLVASTEGRGFVVSEDDLLANTRKGKQVLNMSAPHKMVLCPPAIGDWIAIVGENRKLLVFPLQQIAEMSRGKGVRLQRYKDGTVADIKVFAAEAGLTWSDSSGRQYNRSLEDLAEWVGERAQAGRMAPQGFPRSNRFGG
- a CDS encoding arginyltransferase — its product is MTERPSHTSQFYLTAPSPCPYLQGQEERKVFTHLGGERASELNDILTQGGFRRSQNIAYRPACERCRACMSVRVVVSEFEANKSMQRIVRKNRDLIVQERAAESSSDQYDLFRSYLDSRHPGGGMSDMSVQDYTSMVEESEVETRVFEFRQRDVDSGITGRSQQPLVAVALTDILGDGLSMVYSYFDPSEAARSLGTYMILEHLERASRLGLPYVYLGYLVEGSPKMAYKARFQPQERLGGKGWERQQIRDFF
- a CDS encoding RDD family protein; this translates as MSVLEEIDITSRRELYDGILSRRVFAFLFDFIAISIVSVVAALVVFFLGIFTFGLGWALYLIFMPLVIAGYLAFTLGGPDAATPGMKIMGIQMRLHDGSRTGPFGAMVHGLLFYLSVSFLTPFVLLVGLFTQRGRLLHDLVLGTYIVRSDYL
- the hemB gene encoding porphobilinogen synthase, whose protein sequence is MTNDELPISLSASDVAGPIRMRRNRRHDWSRRLVQENRLSVNDLIWPIFVRDGDNQSEAIASMPGVFRYSVDQAVKQVQRAARLGIPAVALFPYTDPALRDETGSEALNSNNLICKACRAVKAVVQDVGIITDVALDPYTSHGHDGLLEGDEIVNDASVEMLVRQALNQAAAGADVIAPSDMMDGRVGAIRHGLDQNGYQHVQIMAYSAKYASAFYGPFRDAVGSSGTLKGDKRTYQMDPANSDEALREAELDIAEGADMLMVKPGMPYLDIARRLKDTFQMPTYAYQVSGEFAMIEAAAANGWIDREKAILESLLAFKRAGCDGILTYFAAEVAELIGQ
- a CDS encoding DUF6163 family protein, whose translation is MFEQILEGDLSARRYLVAALENFMRILGVLLLLAGLMRAMIIFGVVSDPQEAFLALSMQRRVLLIFFTIFNFTAAVGLWNKMPWGIVVWLITVGVDFFSQVFFSGTFGISPLTLIFHLIMIIIYVTLTMLIRRTRLR
- the ldtR gene encoding transcriptional regulator LdtR — its product is MKQTTQLAPVDAGSDKEVESGLPLYLESVTLVERLHRRLLDVVKDEFERTGEGNINAVQALLLFNLGDAELTAGELRSRGYYLGSNVSYNLKKLVDMGYVHHQRSRTDRRSVRVRLTDKGKEIAAVVDGLYKRHMRSIEKVGGLATADFENLNRSLQRLERFWTDQILYRL